The sequence CACCGAGTCGAACAACCGACGGTTGCCCACCCCGGTCAGACCGTCCTTGTAGGACAACTCCTCAAGCTCGCGCTGCAGGCTGACCAGTTTGTCTTCGATCTTCTTGCGCTCACTGATGTCGAACATGAAGCCGACCAGACAATCGACCTCACCATCGGGTTTGCGTACCACATGCACCACATCACGAATCCAGACGTAACGTCCATCCTTGGTCAGCGCCCGGTAGTCGGCTTCGTGATCCACCCCGCTTTGCGACTGGCTGACGCAATAGTTGACCGTCCATTCGCGATCATCCGGATGCATCCGCTCGGCCCAGTCATTGACGCTGGCCCAACTGGAGCGCTCCCAACCAAGCAACTGCTCGATCTGCGGTCCGATGTAGGCGAACTGCATGGTGCTCCAATCGATCTTCCAGGGGATCGCCCGCGTGGATTCGAGCAGGGTCTTGTAGACCGCGCTGTCTAGCTCCATGTCTTTTTCTTGCTCGCTCATATGCGACTCCCCCAGGCGTCCTGGATTCAAGATCGCGGCTGCCTGCCTCCCTGCCCGGCACCTCCAGCCGGCTCAGCTACGCGATGGTCTCTTATTGTTCTCGATATCACTTTAGCATCATCTTTTGACGACCTAGCAGTGGCCTCTTGATGCCAGCCCTATCCTAGACCATCAATCAGGTAATACGCAGACCCACCGCCTGCGGGCACGTACTTAATCAGGGCAGTTCGTCGGAAAGTCATCCGTAGCCAGGGTCAGTTGCCGACTATAATCGTCGCCATGCGACTCGACCGTATCCTCAGCAATCAGGCCCAATACAGCCGCCAGACCAGCCGTCAACTGATCGCCTGCGGCCGAGTCACGGTCAATGGCATTGTTTGCCGCACGCCGGACCAGGAGGTTGATCGCTTCGCCGCCGTCAGCCTGGACGGCGCCCTGATCAAACCTGGCCGGCCGGCCCATTACCTGATGCTACACAAGCCAGCCGGCTACCTCAGTGCCACTTGCGACCCACAACACCCGACCGTGATGACACTGTTGCCCGAGGCCTGGCGCAATGAATTGCATATCGGCGGGCGGCTGGACCGAAGTACTACCGGCCTGCTGATTCTGACCAACGACGGCCTGTGGTCGCGGCGCCTGACCGAGCCGCGCACCAAGCTGGCCAAGGTCTATCATGTCCGTACCCGCCAGCCGATCAGCCCACAGACCGCCAACCGCTTTGCCGAAGGCATTCATTTCGCTTACGAGGGGTTGACCACCTCGCCAGCGCAACTTGAACAACTGGATGAGCACAGCGCCCGACTAACCATTTACGAAGGCCGCTACCATCAGGTAAAGCGTATGTTTCACGCCGTCGGCAATCAGGTTGAGAGCCTGCATCGTGAAAGTATGGGCAGCATTGTTCTCGATCCCCAGCTGGCCCCGGGTCAGTACCGCCCCCTGAGCCCCGAGGAAATAGCCTCGCTTGAGTGCTGAGGGCACGGCCCATCCAACTGGCTTGGCTGGTCATAAAATGAAAAACACCACAACGAACCCCGCAAGTGGCTTGCGGTCCAGATGTCCAGTACGTGACTGAAACCCACTTGCCGCCAAGGAGGCCCGCCATGCCGCAATCCGCGTATTCAGCCACCGCCACCGATGATCCCCTGAGCAGTCACCATCAACCATCGGGACTGTCTGACCAGATTGCCTTTCGGCTGACCCGTTTTCTGCGCTGGTTTGCCGATCGCTTCTTCAAAAAACGCTATGGCCACCGTGCCGTGGTGCTCGAAACCGTAGCCGGGGTACCCGGCATGGTCGGTGGCATGCTGCGCCACATGCGCAGCCTGAGGCGCATGGAGGATGACCGCGAATGGATCCACACGTTGCTCGAAGAAGCAGAGAACGAGCGCATGCATCTGATGACCTTCATTGAAATCGCCAAGCCGTCGTGGTTCGAACGGCTGATCGTGCTGCTGGCCCAGGGTATCTTCTTCACCTGTTTCCTGCTTCTGTATATCGTCTCCGCCAGAACCGCGCACCGACTGGTTGGCTACTTCGAGGAAGAGGCGGTCTACAGCTATACCGAGTATCTCGGCGAGATCGACAGTGGCCGACTGGCCAACACCCCAGCCCCGCAAATTGCTATTGATTACTGGCAACTTCCGGCCGACGCCCGACTACGTGACGTAGTACTGGCTGTGCGCGCCGACGAAGCTGGCCACCGCGACGTCAACCACTCGCTGGCCGATAGTTTCGACCAGAATTGACGCCGCAGGCGCGTCAGAACTGGACAACGGCCGCTATCTGCTAGGCTGAATAGTATCCCCTCGAACCGGACCGGCCCATGCAATGAAGGTTACGAGCTTCCATCCCGCACAGCCGCGCGTCCTGCTCTGGCTAGGTTGCCTGCTGCTGGGCGCACTGCTGACCCTGCTCTCGGCCCTGGCCAATGAACCCGCCGAACGCCGAAGCGGCCTGCTGTTGACGGTCGACGGAGCCATCGGTCCGGCGACCATGGACTATCTGCTGCGTGGCCTGCAGCAGGCAGCCGACGAAAACGCCAGCATCGTGGTAATCCAGATGGACACTCCTGGCGGTCTGATGGAGTCTATGCGCCAGATCATCAAAGACATCCTCGCCTCGCCGGTGCCAGTTGCCACCTATGTCAGCCCGCAGGGCGCCCGGGCCGCCAGCGCCGGAACCTACATTCTCTATGGCAGCCATATCGCCGCAATGGCCCCGGCCACCCACCTTGGCTCGGCAACCCCTGTGCAGATGGGCGGCCTGCCTGGGCGCGAGGAACCTGAAGAGCGTGACAGCGAGCGCCAACCGGAGACGGAGCAGGCCGAACCAGATCAGGAACGGCGCAGCGAACCACGGCGCGGCGGTAGCGCCATGGAGCGCAAGGTCCTGGAAGATGCGGTTGCCTATATCCGTGCACTGGCCGACAAGCATGGACGCAACGCTGACTGGGCCGAGCAGGCCGTGCGCGAGGCGGTCAATCTTGGGGCCAGCGAGGCGCTGGAGCTGAACGTGATCGATGTGATCGCCAGCGACGTGGACGATCTGCTAAGCCAGATCCATGGCCGCAGTGTGGCCATGGCATATGGTGAACGGGTGCTGGATACTGCCAACCTAAATCTGATCCGGGTCGACCCCAACTGGCGCACCCGTCTGCTGTCAGTCATCACCAATCCCAACGTTGCCTATCTGCTGATGATCATCGGTTTTTACGGAATCATCTTCGAACTATCCAATCCAGGCAGCCTGTACCC is a genomic window of Halopseudomonas phragmitis containing:
- a CDS encoding sensor domain-containing diguanylate cyclase encodes the protein MSEQEKDMELDSAVYKTLLESTRAIPWKIDWSTMQFAYIGPQIEQLLGWERSSWASVNDWAERMHPDDREWTVNYCVSQSQSGVDHEADYRALTKDGRYVWIRDVVHVVRKPDGEVDCLVGFMFDISERKKIEDKLVSLQRELEELSYKDGLTGVGNRRLFDSVLEDEWLKARRNQSPLALILIDIDYFKQYNDHYGHLQGDECLKRVAKALDLTATRSRDFLARYGGEEFVLVLPETDIEAALIVAERCRRQIFKEQIPHQRSEAGPVLSISLGVGSCIPGHADEPRDLIELVDERLYQAKQQGRNRIVADGQAQAR
- a CDS encoding pseudouridine synthase; this encodes MRLDRILSNQAQYSRQTSRQLIACGRVTVNGIVCRTPDQEVDRFAAVSLDGALIKPGRPAHYLMLHKPAGYLSATCDPQHPTVMTLLPEAWRNELHIGGRLDRSTTGLLILTNDGLWSRRLTEPRTKLAKVYHVRTRQPISPQTANRFAEGIHFAYEGLTTSPAQLEQLDEHSARLTIYEGRYHQVKRMFHAVGNQVESLHRESMGSIVLDPQLAPGQYRPLSPEEIASLEC
- a CDS encoding alternative oxidase, with protein sequence MPQSAYSATATDDPLSSHHQPSGLSDQIAFRLTRFLRWFADRFFKKRYGHRAVVLETVAGVPGMVGGMLRHMRSLRRMEDDREWIHTLLEEAENERMHLMTFIEIAKPSWFERLIVLLAQGIFFTCFLLLYIVSARTAHRLVGYFEEEAVYSYTEYLGEIDSGRLANTPAPQIAIDYWQLPADARLRDVVLAVRADEAGHRDVNHSLADSFDQN
- a CDS encoding NfeD family protein, giving the protein MKVTSFHPAQPRVLLWLGCLLLGALLTLLSALANEPAERRSGLLLTVDGAIGPATMDYLLRGLQQAADENASIVVIQMDTPGGLMESMRQIIKDILASPVPVATYVSPQGARAASAGTYILYGSHIAAMAPATHLGSATPVQMGGLPGREEPEERDSERQPETEQAEPDQERRSEPRRGGSAMERKVLEDAVAYIRALADKHGRNADWAEQAVREAVNLGASEALELNVIDVIASDVDDLLSQIHGRSVAMAYGERVLDTANLNLIRVDPNWRTRLLSVITNPNVAYLLMIIGFYGIIFELSNPGSLYPGVIGVICLILALFAFQVLSVNYAGLALILLGLTLIVAEAFLPSFGILGIGGIVAFVAGSIILMDGSHYAVSLPTIGGIAAIAAVFLMWAAVRFIGLRRRPAVSGAEHLRLEQAIAIDDFQPRGSHFHGHVQVSGERWKALAAYPVQQGQTVQIDRIEGLTLHLKGNPQEHAD